A window of Gemmatimonadaceae bacterium contains these coding sequences:
- a CDS encoding non-canonical purine NTP pyrophosphatase → MTDVVLATRSAGKLRELLPLLAEAGCVGRTLEDLGLPESDAEEALEVHDTFEANALAKARYFAALTGLVVLADDSGLAVDALDGRPGVRSKRWSGRADLHGTALDAENNRFLQVALSEAARFGREERTARYVCAAAGVGPGGSLVVRGETCGVLLTAPRGAGGFGYDPYFLSDDLGQTFAEVERDAKAAVSHRGRAFRGLLARVHEFASPR, encoded by the coding sequence GTGACGGATGTCGTGCTGGCGACGCGCAGTGCCGGGAAGCTGCGCGAGTTGCTGCCGCTGTTGGCCGAGGCCGGCTGTGTCGGACGCACACTCGAGGACCTCGGGCTCCCGGAATCGGACGCCGAGGAGGCGCTCGAGGTGCACGACACGTTCGAGGCGAACGCGTTGGCCAAGGCGCGGTATTTCGCCGCGCTGACGGGGCTGGTCGTGCTGGCGGACGACTCCGGTTTGGCGGTGGACGCGCTCGATGGGCGTCCGGGGGTCCGCAGCAAGCGGTGGTCGGGGCGCGCGGATCTGCATGGCACCGCACTCGACGCCGAGAACAACCGGTTTCTGCAGGTGGCGCTCAGCGAGGCGGCGCGCTTCGGTCGGGAGGAGCGGACCGCACGCTACGTGTGTGCCGCCGCGGGGGTGGGCCCGGGCGGGTCGCTGGTGGTGCGAGGGGAGACGTGCGGGGTGTTGTTGACGGCCCCCCGGGGCGCCGGCGGGTTCGGCTACGACCCGTATTTCCTGTCGGATGATCTCGGGCAGACGTTCGCCGAGGTGGAGCGGGACGCGAAGGCGGCGGTGAGTCACCGCGGGCGGGCGTTTCGCGGCTTATTGGCGCGCGTGCACGAGTTTGCTTCCCCCCGTTGA